One segment of Engraulis encrasicolus isolate BLACKSEA-1 chromosome 7, IST_EnEncr_1.0, whole genome shotgun sequence DNA contains the following:
- the hinfp gene encoding histone H4 transcription factor isoform X1 → MFSRDIVPGINEYGVGQQNKDSAMPPSNKRSRREETSVVLTCEWGPCKESFTDMQDFCKHVENHHSSSLEEDMDAENDADEFPCQWKDCGFCSVESAAELGRHLFFHCYHTKLKQWGQSVLRAHPDIGSCSVGLQNRNIIPEITDNFICLWEHCEASMDNPEWFYRHVENHALSLDMKSKGKEENVLCCGWKDCEATFKSRFKLREHLRSHTQEKIVGCPTCGGMFANNTKFFDHIRRQTTIEGQRFQCSHCSKRFATERLLRDHMRNHVNHYKCPLCDMTCPSPSSLRNHIKFRHSNEKPYSCDYCEYSCKNLIDLRKHFDTHSSGSGYHCDYEDCDYSTRSMASIKSHYKRVHEGDVAPRYKCHVCEQCFTRGNNLTAHLRKKHQFKWPSGHPRFRYKEHEDGFMRLQLIRYESVELTEQLMRERGAEGDCSDQTAQNDTLQPVQEDEEGEEDEEGEDEEEEGRLQLSSSSPGGVDASEDQGGEVANGEGEVNGGAEDGAESVLLVMLKGSSQEPHREAEEEEQEEQEDTVMRRLQDTAQQLGMQVV, encoded by the exons ATGTTTTCTAGAGATATTGTACCTGGCATCAACGAATACGGAGTTGGTCAGCAAAATAAGGATTCAG CCATGCCCCCGTCCAACAAACGAAGTCGGAGAGAGGAAACCTCTGTGGTGCTAACTTGTGAATGGGGACCTTGCAAGGAATCATTCACTGACATGCAGGACTTTTGTAAACATGTTGAGAACCATCACTCGTCGTCCTTGGAGGAGGACATGGACGCCGAGAATGATGCAG ATGAGTTTCCGTGCCAGTGGAAGGACTGTGGGTTCTGTTCGGTGGAGAGTGCAGCAGAGCTGGGCCGACATCTGTTCTTCCACTGCTACCACACCAAGCTGAAGCAGTGGGGGCAGAGTGTCCTTCGGGCCCACCCGGACATCGGCTCCTGTTCTGTTGGCCTGCAAAACCGCAACATAATACCAGAGATTACAGACAACTTCATTTGTCTGTGGGAGCACTGTGAG GCCTCTATGGATAATCCTGAATGGTTCTATCGCCATGTGGAGAACCATGCCTTATCCCTTGACATGAAGTCCAAAGGCAAAGAAGAGAACGTTCTTTGTTGTGGTTGGAAAG ATTGTGAGGCCACATTCAAGAGTCGCTTTAAGTTGCGAGAGCACTTACGAAGCCACACCCAAGAAAAAATAGTCGGCTGCCCCACATGTGGAGGGATGTTTGCCAACAACACCAAGTTCTTTGACCACATTAGGCGCCAAACAACCATTGAAG GCCAGAGATTTCAATGCTCCCATTGTTCCAAGCGATTTGCAACTGAGAGACTTCTTCGAGACCACATGAGAAACCACG TGAACCACTACAAGTGTCCCCTGTGTGACATGACCTGTCCCTCTCCGTCCTCACTGCGCAACCATATTAAGTTCCGCCACAGCAACGAGAAACCTTACAGCTGTGACTACTGCGAGTACAG CTGCAAGAACCTGATTGACCTGCGGAAACACTTTGACACGCACAGCAGCGGCTCCGGTTATCACTGTGACTATGAGGACTGTGACTACTCTACACGCTCCATGGCATCCATCAAGTCCCACTACAAGAGGGTGCATGAG GGTGATGTAGCTCCTCGCTACAAGTGCCACGTGTGTGAGCAGTGCTTCACAAGAGGCAACAACCTCACGGCCCACCTGAGGAAGAAGCACCAGTTCAAATGGCCCTCAGGACACCCCAGATTCAG GTACAAGGAGCACGAGGACGGCTTCATGCGCTTGCAGCTGATTCGCTACGAGAGTGTGGAGCTGACGGAGCAGCTGATGAGGGAGAGGGGCGCGGAGGGAGACTGCTCCGACCAGACGGCCCAGAACGACACCCTCCAGCCTGtacaggaggatgaggagggtgaagaagatgaggagggggaggatgaagaggaggagggaaggctGCAGCTGTCGTCCTCCTCTCCTGGGGGAGTGGACGCATCCGAGGACCAGGGAGGAGAGGTGGCGAATGGGGAAGGGGAAGTGAATGGCGGGGCAGAAGATGGGGCAGAGAGTGTGTTGCTGGTCATGCTGAAGGGAAGTTCGCAGGAGCCCCACagggaggctgaggaggaggagcaggaggagcaggaggacacGGTGATGAGGCGGCTCCAGGACACTGCACAGCAGTTGGGCATGCAGGTGGTCTGA
- the hinfp gene encoding histone H4 transcription factor isoform X2: MPPSNKRSRREETSVVLTCEWGPCKESFTDMQDFCKHVENHHSSSLEEDMDAENDADEFPCQWKDCGFCSVESAAELGRHLFFHCYHTKLKQWGQSVLRAHPDIGSCSVGLQNRNIIPEITDNFICLWEHCEASMDNPEWFYRHVENHALSLDMKSKGKEENVLCCGWKDCEATFKSRFKLREHLRSHTQEKIVGCPTCGGMFANNTKFFDHIRRQTTIEGQRFQCSHCSKRFATERLLRDHMRNHVNHYKCPLCDMTCPSPSSLRNHIKFRHSNEKPYSCDYCEYSCKNLIDLRKHFDTHSSGSGYHCDYEDCDYSTRSMASIKSHYKRVHEGDVAPRYKCHVCEQCFTRGNNLTAHLRKKHQFKWPSGHPRFRYKEHEDGFMRLQLIRYESVELTEQLMRERGAEGDCSDQTAQNDTLQPVQEDEEGEEDEEGEDEEEEGRLQLSSSSPGGVDASEDQGGEVANGEGEVNGGAEDGAESVLLVMLKGSSQEPHREAEEEEQEEQEDTVMRRLQDTAQQLGMQVV; the protein is encoded by the exons ATGCCCCCGTCCAACAAACGAAGTCGGAGAGAGGAAACCTCTGTGGTGCTAACTTGTGAATGGGGACCTTGCAAGGAATCATTCACTGACATGCAGGACTTTTGTAAACATGTTGAGAACCATCACTCGTCGTCCTTGGAGGAGGACATGGACGCCGAGAATGATGCAG ATGAGTTTCCGTGCCAGTGGAAGGACTGTGGGTTCTGTTCGGTGGAGAGTGCAGCAGAGCTGGGCCGACATCTGTTCTTCCACTGCTACCACACCAAGCTGAAGCAGTGGGGGCAGAGTGTCCTTCGGGCCCACCCGGACATCGGCTCCTGTTCTGTTGGCCTGCAAAACCGCAACATAATACCAGAGATTACAGACAACTTCATTTGTCTGTGGGAGCACTGTGAG GCCTCTATGGATAATCCTGAATGGTTCTATCGCCATGTGGAGAACCATGCCTTATCCCTTGACATGAAGTCCAAAGGCAAAGAAGAGAACGTTCTTTGTTGTGGTTGGAAAG ATTGTGAGGCCACATTCAAGAGTCGCTTTAAGTTGCGAGAGCACTTACGAAGCCACACCCAAGAAAAAATAGTCGGCTGCCCCACATGTGGAGGGATGTTTGCCAACAACACCAAGTTCTTTGACCACATTAGGCGCCAAACAACCATTGAAG GCCAGAGATTTCAATGCTCCCATTGTTCCAAGCGATTTGCAACTGAGAGACTTCTTCGAGACCACATGAGAAACCACG TGAACCACTACAAGTGTCCCCTGTGTGACATGACCTGTCCCTCTCCGTCCTCACTGCGCAACCATATTAAGTTCCGCCACAGCAACGAGAAACCTTACAGCTGTGACTACTGCGAGTACAG CTGCAAGAACCTGATTGACCTGCGGAAACACTTTGACACGCACAGCAGCGGCTCCGGTTATCACTGTGACTATGAGGACTGTGACTACTCTACACGCTCCATGGCATCCATCAAGTCCCACTACAAGAGGGTGCATGAG GGTGATGTAGCTCCTCGCTACAAGTGCCACGTGTGTGAGCAGTGCTTCACAAGAGGCAACAACCTCACGGCCCACCTGAGGAAGAAGCACCAGTTCAAATGGCCCTCAGGACACCCCAGATTCAG GTACAAGGAGCACGAGGACGGCTTCATGCGCTTGCAGCTGATTCGCTACGAGAGTGTGGAGCTGACGGAGCAGCTGATGAGGGAGAGGGGCGCGGAGGGAGACTGCTCCGACCAGACGGCCCAGAACGACACCCTCCAGCCTGtacaggaggatgaggagggtgaagaagatgaggagggggaggatgaagaggaggagggaaggctGCAGCTGTCGTCCTCCTCTCCTGGGGGAGTGGACGCATCCGAGGACCAGGGAGGAGAGGTGGCGAATGGGGAAGGGGAAGTGAATGGCGGGGCAGAAGATGGGGCAGAGAGTGTGTTGCTGGTCATGCTGAAGGGAAGTTCGCAGGAGCCCCACagggaggctgaggaggaggagcaggaggagcaggaggacacGGTGATGAGGCGGCTCCAGGACACTGCACAGCAGTTGGGCATGCAGGTGGTCTGA
- the si:ch211-117m20.4 gene encoding sushi, von Willebrand factor type A, EGF and pentraxin domain-containing protein 1, with protein sequence MKLATLMFLLLGSSNGVVSQDSFPETEEAEEGSGMEPETKVVADTYWSGTAPVCMGMCKGRHRELKKDPCGNSDCCWVGYKTLCRVNCGRPDVDVNGFVYGNDWWVDSVVRYVCRPGFILIGGPTRTCQSNGKWTAKPSCLRVCKQGRVELSERELDGSCTSSCTTKSYEGEAKLGCRRIANCQKVESGWKQWFTRCDTCRCDCLVACATVERARTTGRTTLN encoded by the exons ATGAAGCTGGCTACTCTGATGTTTTTGCTCCTGGGCTCCTCCAATGGGGTGGTCAGCCAGGATTCATTTCCAGAGACCGAGGAGGCCGAAGAAGGCAGCG GTATGGAGCCAGAGACGAAGGTGGTTGCCGACACCTACTGGTCAGGCACGGCCCCAGTGTGCATGGGGATGTGTAAGGGGAGGCATCGCGAGCTCAAGAAGGACCCCTGTGGCAACTCTGACTGCTGCTGGGTTGGATATAAAACCTTGTGTCGAG TGAACTGTGGGAGGCCTGACGTGGACGTGAATGGATTTGTGTACGGTAACGACTGGTGGGTGGACTCGGTGGTGCGCTACGTGTGCCGGCCCGGCTTCATCCTCATTGGTGGGCCTACCAGGACATGTCAGTCCAACGGGAAGTGGACGGCCAAACCCTCCTGCCTCA GGGTGTGCAAGCAGGGCCGGGTGGAGCTGAGCGAGCGGGAGCTGGACGGGAGCTGCACCTCCTCCTGCACCACCAAGTCCTATGAGGGCGAAGCCAAGCTTGGCTGCAGGCGTATCGCCAACTGCCAGAAGGTGGAGTCCGGCTGGAAGCAGTGGTTCACCCGCTGCGACACGTGCCGCTGCGACTGCCTAGTGGCCTGTG CAACTGTGGAAAGAGCCCGAACTACTGGACGAACAACTCTCAACTAA
- the LOC134452174 gene encoding cobalamin binding intrinsic factor-like isoform X2: protein MVPIQLLVMNKINNQAPQNYNASAVMAGSLLGAMTRLKDSYSDFTFVGQENPDFGVFIESVNNVAGNFSDRTFWQILSNKSGTPAPTPVGVSCYFPEANEHIIFNFTTF from the exons ATGGTACCAATACAACTCTTGGTCATGAACAAGATCAACAACCAAGCTCCTCAGAATTACAATGCCTCAGCTGTGATGGCAGGATCACTCCTGGGTGCCATGACAAGACTGAAGGACAGTTACAGTGACTTTAC ATTTGTCGGCCAAGAGAATCCTGACTTTGGTGTCTTCATTGAGAGTGTGAACAATGTGGCTGGGAATTTTAGCGACCGCACCTTCTGGCAAATCCTGTCCAACAAAAGTGGTACCCCAGCACCTACACCTGTGG GAGTCAGCTGTTACTTCCCAGAAGCCAATGAGCACATCATCTTCAACTTTACCACTTTTTAA